In Legionella sp. PATHC035, a genomic segment contains:
- a CDS encoding response regulator: MRVLIIEDNAFNAFCLSRLLESVIASVSIDVVSNSQDALSCIDTHVPDLVIIDGELNLIDELSTHGPQLAAVILQKYPHLPLIAWSDSEFMRSAFAKVFIQSNRLVNEFNTWTKTVNPECIQKTWSFYFDDAVNEKQPTYSHHSRTQRQANYHLDCI, translated from the coding sequence ATGCGTGTATTAATTATTGAAGACAATGCCTTTAATGCATTTTGTTTGTCTCGACTCTTAGAGTCAGTAATTGCATCGGTATCAATAGATGTTGTGAGTAATAGTCAAGACGCATTGTCGTGTATCGATACCCATGTGCCCGATCTCGTTATCATTGATGGTGAATTGAATTTGATCGATGAATTATCGACTCATGGTCCCCAACTTGCAGCCGTTATTTTGCAAAAATATCCTCATCTTCCCCTAATTGCTTGGTCAGATTCGGAGTTTATGCGTAGTGCTTTCGCCAAGGTTTTTATTCAATCGAATCGTTTAGTTAACGAATTCAATACTTGGACAAAAACAGTCAACCCAGAGTGCATTCAAAAAACCTGGTCTTTTTATTTTGATGATGCAGTCAATGAAAAGCAACCCACATACTCTCATCATAGTCGTACTCAAAGACAAGCCAATTATCATCTTGATTGCATCTAA
- a CDS encoding aminoglycoside phosphotransferase family protein, producing MTVPIDVSLVHRLIQSQFPQWSALSIQPVEFSGWDNRTFHLGSEMTVRLPSDGFYALQVEKEQRWLPYLASHLSLPIPTPLAQGEPTEDYPWHWSIYRWIEGQSASIARIDEMNRFAADLAQFLLQLQGINARGGPLAGEHSFYRGGALSTYDAETQKAIKILRHQIDSGTLSSIWSKALSEAWLSAPVWVHGDIAPGNLLVKEGRLCAVIDFGQLAVGDPACDLVIAWTFFKAESREVFRKTLQLDQATWARARGWALWKALIVCARLPGTNPEDIDRSWKVIEELIADYNSR from the coding sequence ATGACCGTACCTATCGATGTTTCACTTGTACACAGACTGATTCAGTCACAATTCCCACAATGGTCTGCTTTATCCATTCAGCCTGTAGAATTCAGCGGCTGGGACAATAGAACCTTTCATCTTGGCAGCGAAATGACCGTTCGCCTTCCAAGTGATGGATTTTATGCGCTTCAAGTAGAAAAGGAGCAGCGTTGGTTGCCCTATCTCGCATCTCATTTGTCTTTGCCAATTCCGACCCCTTTAGCACAAGGCGAGCCCACAGAAGACTATCCTTGGCATTGGTCGATTTACCGCTGGATCGAGGGACAAAGCGCCTCCATTGCGCGTATTGATGAAATGAATCGATTTGCTGCGGATTTAGCTCAATTTTTGCTGCAATTACAAGGGATTAACGCGCGTGGTGGTCCACTAGCAGGCGAACACAGTTTTTACCGCGGCGGAGCACTGTCAACTTATGATGCCGAGACCCAAAAAGCCATTAAAATTTTGCGGCACCAAATAGATAGTGGGACTCTTTCTTCAATCTGGTCTAAGGCACTGAGTGAGGCTTGGCTCTCTGCTCCTGTGTGGGTGCATGGAGATATTGCCCCAGGCAATTTATTAGTCAAGGAAGGACGTCTGTGTGCGGTAATTGATTTTGGCCAATTAGCAGTCGGTGATCCTGCATGTGACTTGGTGATTGCTTGGACATTTTTCAAAGCTGAGAGTCGTGAAGTTTTTCGTAAAACGCTGCAACTTGATCAAGCAACATGGGCGCGTGCTCGAGGTTGGGCGCTTTGGAAAGCGCTTATTGTCTGTGCAAGATTACCTGGGACCAATCCTGAGGACATTGACAGGTCATGGAAGGTAATTGAGGAGTTAATTGCGGATTATAATTCACGATAA
- a CDS encoding HAD-IG family 5'-nucleotidase: MNEHKVYVNRILNMKKIKLIGLDMDHTLIRYNSENFESLVYQLVKEQLVEVKHYPEQIKKLNFNYHDAIRGLVIDSKNGNILKLSRYGAIRQSYHGTKQIDFVEQQNIYRSIYVDLGDPNYMAIDTAFSIAFCVLYGQLVDLKDSLYPEQIPSYQTIAQDVQFCVDKVHSDGSLKTIISKNLPTYVIKERALVEGLKHFIHHGKKIFILTNSDYSYTKLLLEYAINPFLKKGESWINLFEFVITLANKPRFFYDNLRFLSINPVNGTMTNMSGSIVPGVYQGGNAKKFTEDLRVRGDEILYIGDHIYGDILRLKKDCNWRTALVVEELGEEIAAQARAMPVEKKISEAMNVKKELEKQYVNLYTKMIDESSNQYSHEIQELQAQISKIDAQLTKLLKEQQTYFNPKWERIFRAGAEESYFAYQVDRFACIYMEKLSDLLEHSPATYFRANRRLLAHDVEV, encoded by the coding sequence ATGAATGAACATAAAGTTTATGTAAATCGAATTCTAAATATGAAAAAAATCAAGTTAATTGGTCTGGATATGGATCATACCTTGATTCGTTATAATTCGGAGAATTTTGAGTCTTTGGTTTATCAGCTTGTCAAAGAACAACTGGTTGAGGTAAAACATTATCCTGAACAAATTAAAAAATTAAATTTTAATTACCATGATGCAATCCGTGGTTTAGTTATTGATAGCAAGAACGGTAACATCTTGAAATTGAGTCGTTATGGGGCCATTCGACAAAGTTATCATGGCACCAAACAGATTGATTTTGTCGAGCAACAGAATATCTATCGTAGTATTTATGTTGATTTAGGTGATCCCAATTATATGGCAATCGACACCGCCTTTTCGATTGCTTTTTGTGTTTTATATGGCCAGTTAGTTGATTTGAAAGATAGCCTGTATCCTGAGCAAATTCCCAGTTATCAAACCATCGCTCAAGACGTACAATTTTGTGTGGATAAAGTACATTCAGATGGCAGTTTAAAAACAATCATCAGTAAAAATCTGCCAACTTACGTGATTAAAGAGCGTGCATTAGTCGAGGGTTTGAAACATTTTATCCATCATGGGAAAAAAATTTTTATTCTTACCAATTCCGACTATTCCTATACCAAACTCTTACTAGAATATGCGATTAACCCCTTTTTAAAAAAGGGTGAGAGTTGGATCAATTTATTTGAATTTGTCATTACCTTAGCGAATAAACCTCGTTTTTTTTATGACAATCTCCGTTTCTTGTCGATTAATCCTGTAAATGGGACCATGACTAATATGAGCGGGTCTATCGTTCCAGGGGTGTATCAAGGGGGTAATGCCAAAAAATTTACTGAAGATTTACGTGTCCGTGGCGATGAAATTCTTTATATTGGGGATCATATCTATGGTGATATTTTACGATTAAAGAAAGACTGCAATTGGCGAACTGCTTTGGTTGTTGAAGAGCTTGGAGAAGAGATAGCGGCGCAAGCACGGGCTATGCCGGTAGAGAAAAAAATTAGCGAAGCGATGAATGTAAAGAAAGAACTAGAAAAACAATATGTCAATCTATACACCAAAATGATTGATGAAAGCTCAAACCAATACAGCCATGAAATTCAAGAACTGCAAGCGCAAATCAGTAAAATTGATGCACAACTTACAAAATTATTAAAAGAACAGCAAACCTATTTTAATCCGAAATGGGAACGTATTTTTCGCGCAGGGGCAGAGGAAAGTTATTTTGCATACCAAGTCGATCGCTTTGCTTGTATCTATATGGAAAAACTGTCGGATTTGTTGGAGCATTCTCCAGCAACTTATTTTCGTGCGAATCGACGTTTATTGGCGCATGATGTTGAGGTCTAG
- the rpiA gene encoding ribose-5-phosphate isomerase RpiA, with amino-acid sequence MSELKMKAAKAALQFIKEDMVVGVGTGSTVNFFIKELATIKHKIDACVSSSKATEALLRKEGIPVIDLNSVQELPIYIDGADEVTEHGEMIKGGGGAHTREKIVAQLAEQFICIVDDSKLVKHLGRFPVAVEVIPLARSMVARQLVTLGGDPEYREGFITDNGNIILDVYNLTINEPLDMEDRINRITGVVENGIFAHRTADVVLLASQDGVKRVK; translated from the coding sequence ATGAGCGAATTAAAAATGAAAGCGGCAAAAGCTGCATTGCAATTTATTAAAGAGGACATGGTGGTCGGTGTCGGGACCGGATCCACAGTGAATTTCTTTATTAAAGAATTGGCAACCATAAAGCATAAAATTGATGCCTGCGTATCAAGTTCTAAAGCGACTGAAGCGCTCTTAAGAAAGGAAGGTATTCCCGTTATTGATTTGAACTCAGTACAGGAGCTACCTATTTACATCGATGGTGCTGATGAAGTAACTGAGCATGGCGAAATGATCAAAGGCGGGGGCGGTGCGCATACGCGGGAGAAAATTGTAGCCCAGTTGGCGGAACAATTTATCTGTATTGTGGATGATTCAAAGCTTGTAAAGCATTTAGGGCGTTTTCCTGTCGCTGTTGAAGTAATTCCTTTAGCACGGAGTATGGTTGCTCGGCAATTAGTAACATTAGGTGGCGATCCCGAGTACAGAGAAGGATTTATCACGGATAACGGTAATATTATTCTTGATGTATATAATTTAACAATCAATGAACCTTTGGATATGGAAGATCGGATTAACCGCATCACTGGCGTTGTCGAAAATGGTATCTTTGCGCATCGTACGGCGGATGTTGTCTTATTGGCTTCTCAGGATGGTGTGAAGCGCGTGAAATAG
- the rlmB gene encoding 23S rRNA (guanosine(2251)-2'-O)-methyltransferase RlmB yields MSEQYVYGVHAVSALLANPHRVTKKLYISEERADLRLQDLIDKAMQMGVHIEKLSMQKMNQRFADFTHQGIVATASALPDYNESHLLALLESSKQPVLILILDGVTDPHNLGACLRTADATGVDFVVIPKDKSASITPVVSKVACGAAESIPVVRVTNLVRSMNLLKEHGVWIYGAAGEATSSLYQTDCTGNIAMVMGAEGEGLRRLTREHCDGLFSLPMLGSVSSLNVSVATGVSLYEIVRQRKGSGS; encoded by the coding sequence ATGAGTGAGCAGTATGTTTATGGGGTACACGCGGTTTCTGCTTTGTTAGCCAATCCACATCGAGTGACTAAGAAACTCTATATCAGTGAAGAACGTGCTGACCTGCGCTTGCAGGACCTCATTGATAAAGCCATGCAAATGGGTGTCCACATTGAAAAATTGAGTATGCAAAAAATGAATCAGCGCTTTGCAGACTTTACTCACCAAGGTATTGTGGCAACAGCTTCTGCGTTACCCGATTATAATGAATCTCATTTGCTTGCATTATTGGAGTCCAGTAAACAGCCTGTTTTGATACTTATTTTGGATGGCGTCACTGATCCTCATAATTTGGGAGCATGTCTGCGTACCGCAGATGCAACCGGAGTTGATTTTGTCGTGATACCAAAAGACAAAAGCGCCAGTATTACTCCTGTGGTCAGTAAGGTGGCCTGTGGTGCAGCCGAGTCAATCCCTGTAGTCAGAGTGACTAATTTGGTCCGTAGCATGAACCTATTAAAGGAGCATGGGGTTTGGATTTATGGTGCTGCGGGTGAGGCAACCAGCTCGCTTTATCAAACAGACTGCACTGGGAATATCGCCATGGTTATGGGGGCTGAAGGAGAAGGACTACGTCGGCTGACACGTGAGCACTGTGACGGTTTGTTCTCTTTGCCCATGTTAGGAAGTGTATCCAGTTTGAATGTTTCTGTAGCCACAGGTGTTTCTTTATATGAAATTGTAAGGCAAAGAAAAGGGAGCGGTTCTTAA
- the rnr gene encoding ribonuclease R, with product MSKKSKDPFYKRESEKYSDPVPSREFIMDVLNEYGKPMSRNQLFDKLQIKDERKQESMGFRLKAMLRDGQIMQDRRGRFCLMQRINLSRGTVQGHPDGFGFFIPDDGSEDMFLSAKEMRAVMHGDLVLAYQVGVDRKGRPEAKIHEVIEHANATIVGRFFTDHGVSFVLPDSKHLTQDISIPPELVNGAKNGQIVLVELIAFPSKRTQAIGKVIHVLGEHMAPGMEIQVALYAHGIPFEWPEDVSIEVAKIPQHVTEEQIKDRTDLRGLPFVTIDGEDAKDFDDAVYCYKKPKGGFQLYVAIADVSNYVMHDSPLDKEAARRGNSVYFPGKVIPMLPEALSNGLCSLNPHVDRLCMVAEMAITSEGKISRSRFYRAVIHSHARLTYTQVGSWLEQDAADEQHASLWPTLQALHDLYHVLLVTRKLRGAMDFETTETRIEFDENKKIQCIVPVIRNDAHKLIEECMLAANVATARFLEKAEIPTLYRVHAAPEEDKITALRQFLGELGLQLSGGKKPGPKDFQRTMNAIEGRPDKHLIETVMLRSLKQAHYVEANEGHFGLAYSAYTHFTSPIRRYPDLLIHRAIGHLLDNKPIYEFDYTHEDMNRLGKHASMTERRADEATREVVAWLKCEYMQDKLGQVFKGRISAVTGFGIFVELDEIYVEGLVHVTSLKNDYYTFDSVKHRLIGTRGGHVYRLGDKMTVLVARVDLDERKIDFEPVEEPQSNE from the coding sequence GTGAGCAAAAAATCAAAAGATCCCTTTTATAAACGGGAAAGTGAAAAATACTCCGATCCTGTTCCCAGCCGCGAATTCATTATGGACGTTCTTAATGAATACGGTAAGCCTATGTCGCGCAATCAATTATTCGATAAATTACAAATAAAAGATGAACGCAAACAAGAGTCCATGGGATTTCGACTCAAAGCCATGTTGCGCGATGGACAAATTATGCAAGACCGGCGTGGGCGATTTTGTTTAATGCAACGAATTAACCTATCGCGCGGCACCGTTCAGGGGCATCCAGATGGTTTTGGCTTTTTTATTCCTGATGACGGTTCGGAAGATATGTTTTTGTCTGCTAAAGAAATGCGGGCGGTTATGCATGGAGACTTGGTCCTTGCCTATCAGGTTGGCGTCGATCGTAAAGGCAGGCCTGAGGCGAAAATCCACGAAGTGATTGAGCATGCTAATGCGACTATTGTGGGAAGGTTTTTTACAGATCATGGTGTGAGTTTCGTTTTACCGGATAGCAAGCATTTAACCCAGGATATTTCTATTCCGCCGGAACTGGTCAATGGGGCAAAAAATGGTCAAATTGTTTTGGTCGAATTAATTGCCTTTCCAAGTAAACGAACCCAAGCGATAGGCAAAGTAATTCATGTCTTAGGCGAGCATATGGCTCCCGGTATGGAAATTCAAGTGGCACTTTATGCTCACGGAATTCCTTTTGAATGGCCGGAGGATGTAAGCATTGAAGTAGCGAAAATCCCACAACATGTCACCGAAGAACAAATTAAGGACCGTACCGATTTGCGTGGGCTGCCTTTTGTGACGATTGATGGTGAAGATGCTAAAGATTTTGATGATGCAGTCTATTGCTATAAAAAGCCCAAAGGCGGCTTCCAATTATATGTGGCAATTGCTGATGTTAGCAATTATGTAATGCACGATTCGCCATTGGATAAAGAAGCGGCGCGCCGCGGTAACTCCGTTTATTTTCCTGGCAAAGTCATTCCCATGTTACCGGAAGCCTTATCCAATGGATTATGTTCGTTAAATCCTCATGTCGATCGGCTGTGCATGGTTGCTGAAATGGCGATCACGAGTGAAGGTAAAATATCGCGCTCTCGTTTTTATCGCGCAGTCATTCATTCACATGCCCGATTAACTTATACTCAAGTGGGCTCTTGGCTTGAGCAGGACGCTGCGGATGAACAACATGCCTCTTTATGGCCTACATTGCAAGCGCTGCATGATTTGTACCATGTTTTATTGGTTACCCGTAAACTTCGAGGCGCTATGGATTTCGAAACCACGGAAACGCGCATCGAATTTGATGAAAATAAAAAAATTCAATGTATCGTTCCAGTGATTCGCAATGATGCCCATAAATTGATTGAAGAATGTATGCTGGCCGCGAATGTTGCCACCGCACGATTTTTAGAAAAAGCTGAAATCCCTACACTTTATCGAGTACATGCGGCGCCAGAAGAAGACAAAATTACCGCCTTAAGACAGTTTTTAGGTGAGTTGGGATTGCAATTGAGCGGTGGAAAAAAACCTGGGCCTAAAGATTTTCAGCGTACTATGAATGCCATTGAGGGGCGACCGGACAAACATCTGATTGAAACGGTAATGCTTCGTTCTCTGAAACAAGCACACTATGTTGAGGCGAATGAAGGACATTTTGGTCTGGCTTATTCGGCCTACACCCATTTTACTTCACCCATCAGACGGTATCCGGATTTGTTAATTCATCGCGCAATTGGTCATTTGTTGGACAATAAGCCAATTTATGAGTTTGATTATACCCATGAAGATATGAATCGCTTAGGTAAACATGCTTCGATGACTGAACGACGCGCTGATGAGGCGACCCGCGAAGTCGTTGCCTGGTTAAAATGTGAGTACATGCAAGATAAATTGGGGCAAGTATTCAAAGGGCGTATTTCTGCAGTAACCGGTTTTGGAATTTTCGTAGAACTTGATGAAATTTATGTTGAAGGTCTGGTTCATGTGACATCTTTAAAAAATGATTATTATACATTTGATTCTGTAAAGCATCGTCTAATCGGAACACGTGGTGGCCATGTGTATCGTTTGGGAGACAAGATGACGGTATTAGTCGCCCGCGTGGATTTGGATGAGCGTAAAATTGATTTTGAGCCAGTAGAGGAACCACAGAGTAATGAGTGA
- a CDS encoding YaiI/YqxD family protein, with protein sequence MHIWVDADACPKVIKEILFRAAVRTQTSLTLVANSFLTYPRSPFIRAVQVTKGFDSADHYIVEHLEPFDLVITADIPLAAEVIAKKGLAINPRGEEYTENTIKQRLNLRDMHEQLRATGNFSGGPAALSIKEKTAFANALDRCLAKKVSK encoded by the coding sequence ATGCATATCTGGGTAGATGCCGATGCGTGCCCCAAAGTAATTAAGGAAATTTTATTTCGTGCCGCAGTCCGTACACAAACGTCACTCACTTTAGTGGCGAACTCCTTCCTTACGTACCCTAGATCACCTTTCATCCGCGCAGTACAAGTCACCAAAGGGTTTGACAGTGCGGATCATTACATTGTGGAACATTTAGAACCTTTTGACCTGGTGATTACCGCCGACATCCCTTTAGCTGCAGAAGTTATTGCCAAAAAGGGATTAGCGATAAATCCGCGAGGCGAGGAATATACTGAAAACACCATCAAGCAACGGTTAAATTTAAGAGATATGCATGAACAATTACGGGCAACTGGAAATTTTTCTGGTGGCCCCGCTGCATTAAGTATCAAAGAAAAAACTGCTTTTGCTAATGCATTGGATCGATGTTTGGCAAAGAAAGTATCAAAATAA
- a CDS encoding transporter substrate-binding domain-containing protein, with the protein MKLLRHTLFFITLVSNTLAYSDPIVVGVSKSAPPFSAVAGGGHYFGFCIDLMNEICKRLNETCEYKPITMRNQMEMLNSGNIDITFPPAPIPQTPSQDYIYSLPYMTSNGQFLTMSPDIKTLADIKNKRIGTVQESHLRDTLLLYTSPDNIKEYPKVSLMIMALVNNEVDAIIMNVNIFKYLTSNKVINFQTVGAPIVLGNGYGLITLPKNATLIDRINKVLLQIENDGTYATIYNKYFGSNL; encoded by the coding sequence ATGAAGCTGCTTCGGCATACCCTGTTTTTTATTACATTAGTGAGCAATACACTTGCTTATAGCGATCCCATTGTCGTTGGTGTGTCTAAATCAGCACCTCCTTTTTCAGCAGTGGCTGGCGGCGGTCATTATTTTGGCTTTTGTATCGATCTCATGAATGAAATATGCAAACGTCTTAATGAAACCTGTGAATATAAACCGATAACCATGAGAAACCAGATGGAGATGTTGAATTCAGGTAACATAGACATCACTTTTCCACCCGCCCCTATACCGCAAACACCATCGCAAGATTACATTTACAGTTTGCCTTACATGACCAGCAACGGCCAATTTTTAACCATGTCTCCAGACATAAAAACCCTTGCCGACATTAAAAACAAAAGAATAGGCACAGTACAAGAAAGCCACCTTCGCGACACGCTTCTACTTTATACGAGTCCAGATAACATCAAAGAATATCCCAAGGTTTCGCTCATGATTATGGCATTAGTCAATAATGAAGTGGATGCAATTATCATGAATGTGAATATTTTTAAGTATCTTACCAGTAATAAAGTTATTAATTTTCAAACTGTAGGCGCTCCTATTGTTCTAGGAAATGGATATGGGCTCATCACACTCCCCAAAAATGCCACTCTAATTGACAGAATCAATAAGGTGCTATTACAAATAGAAAACGATGGGACCTACGCCACCATTTATAATAAATATTTCGGCTCTAATTTGTAG
- a CDS encoding DUF4254 domain-containing protein — MPDSINVAEITNLHKNSIITWKASGIVHQHQEFYRLVEENHAFNYQLWHAEDRARRDDLGYEFVYQAKREIDRFNQLRNNRMEAMDEWLFNQLQPEHFSRCPVNSESPGMIIDRLSILSLKSYHMDLQTKREDATEEHRKNCAHKSTIINQQLEQLAQCFNELLAEVKAKKRTFRIYHQFKMYNDPNLNPQLYCRS, encoded by the coding sequence ATGCCAGATAGTATCAATGTCGCAGAGATTACTAACCTCCACAAAAATTCCATCATCACATGGAAAGCTTCAGGAATAGTCCATCAACACCAAGAATTCTATCGGCTGGTTGAAGAAAATCATGCGTTTAACTATCAACTGTGGCATGCGGAAGATAGGGCTCGTCGTGATGATCTGGGCTATGAGTTTGTATATCAAGCGAAGCGGGAGATTGACCGTTTCAATCAATTGCGCAATAACCGTATGGAGGCGATGGATGAATGGCTTTTCAACCAACTGCAACCAGAGCACTTTAGTCGATGTCCAGTGAACTCTGAATCACCAGGAATGATTATTGATCGCCTGTCTATTTTGTCCTTGAAATCATACCATATGGACCTTCAAACGAAACGCGAAGATGCCACGGAAGAACATCGCAAAAATTGCGCGCATAAGTCAACCATCATCAATCAACAATTGGAACAATTAGCTCAGTGTTTCAACGAGTTGCTTGCGGAAGTAAAAGCAAAAAAACGTACGTTTCGAATCTATCATCAATTTAAAATGTATAATGATCCTAATCTAAACCCACAATTGTACTGCCGGAGTTAG